From the Psychrobacter sp. P11F6 genome, the window AGCATTGATATGCGTATCATTGAGCACGGTATAAGGTAGTGCCGTGCCTTGGATAAAGGCTTTTTTTTGAATAATTTCTGTATTAATATTTTGTATCGTCATTTTTTATCCCTGATATATATTTTATTCTTGTTAAACGAACGATATGAGTAATTTATTAGATGTAGCGTTCAGCACAATTGACAGTCGAAAAAATAGTCAGCGCCTAATAAGCTCACTGACCATTTTAAGAGTTAATGCTATAACACATGGCTACACATTATTTATTAAACCTTAAGCTTGTCACCCACCATACCTTTGATGGTACTTAAAATATCAGCAGGTAATACCACCATTTTTGCATTGTCAGACTCTGCCAGCTCACGAATCGCCTTAATATATTGTTCACCAAGTAAGTAGACAATAGGCATCTCTTCCTCGCCCATTGCATTAGTAATCAGGCGAATAGACTCTTCAGAACCTCTCGCCAATACCACTTGTGCTTCGGCATCACGACGTGACGCCTCTAAACGTCCATCTGCCTCTAAGATAGCCGCTTGCTTTTGACCATCAGCACGAGTCACTGTCGCACGGCGCAGACGCTCTGCCGCCGCCTGCTCTTCCATTGATGCTTGCATCGTTTGCGATGGATTAATATCTTGAATTTCTACTGTCTTTAGGGTGATACCCCAGTCCGCAATATCTTCTGATATCGCATGCTTTAGCTTCATTTTGATTTCATCACGGCTAGACAATGCACTATCAAGATCCATCTCACCGATAATTGAACGTAGTGACGTCTGCACCAAATTACGAATACCATATTCATAATCTTCAATGCCATAAACAGCCTTATCTGGGCGCACGATATTAATATAAGCCACGGCGTTGGCAATAATAACAACGTTGTCTCGCGTAATGACCTCTTGTGAAGGAATATCAAGAACAATGTCTTTGGTCGTCACTTTATAAGCGACATCATCAACGAAAGGAATAATAAGGTTGAGACCCGGCTCTAGTGTTTGGCTATATTTGCCCAATCGCTGCACCACCCACTTATAGCCTTGCGGCACGATTCGAACGCCTTTGAAAACCGTAAAGACAACCAGTGCAACCAAAACCACCATGACAATGCTGAAGCTTTCCATAATTCATCCTTATTATTATAATTGCATGTCTTTATTAATCGCTGCCTGCGATTTCATACTGCTCACAATCAGCTCATTACCGACAATATCAGTCACCACCACTCGATCGCCGACCGCCACCGGCTCACCCGTAGTGCGGCACATCCACTCGGCTGCCCCAACAATAGGAACACTGAATCTGACGGTGCCCGCTCTATCTGGCTGCGGCTGGACGATAATCATGCCAGTTTCACCAACGATAACACTACCACCCAAGCCTGCTTTGGTGCGATCTACTGATAAGGGTTTAATAAACTTGAACCATGCCAGCAAGAATATGGCAGAAAGCACCAACCAAACAATAATTTGCACAGAGACAGAAATAGACAATAGCCATGAAAGCGCGGCAACGATGATGGCAGCGGCACCAAACCAAAGGCTGGCGAATGTCGGCACAAACATCTCAATGATCAGCAATATAAAACCTAAGACTAACCAGTGCCAAGGTTCAATCATCCACAGCATCTCCATCATCACTACATTCCCTATCTTTATCATTCTAACTTTTAATGTAGCACATTTTTGGTGTTAATAATTTCTTAAAAATCATCAATATATGATGTGTATACTTCGAAAAATGTAAGAAATACATATTAAAACTTAGAGCATAAAAAAACGACCGCCAAAGCGATCGTTTCTTTTTTCTTTAATCAACTTATTAAAACTTAATGTGAGCACCTAAAGTCAATAGAGTAATATCTTCAGCGACATAATCATATTCAGCTTCAACGCTCATGCTAGGGTTAAAGTTATAACCCAAACCAATACCACCAGCAACACCACTATCGCTATCGCTTTCACTAACAGTGTTTCCAAGTACGTCACTTAAAGACGCATCAATCTCAGCTTTAGCAAAACCTAACTTGCCTTTGGCATATAAACCAGTATTAGGGAATTGATAACGGTAAGTACCGTAAGCACCATAAGTTTTAAGGTCATATTCACCCTTAAGAAGTCTGGTACCTGTATCAATATCAGTGTCACTAGAGCCTACATATTCAACTTCAGCACCAAAGTTAGGATCAAAGTTATAACCAGCATAAATACCATAAGCAGTAGGATCATCTAGATCATCAGCATCTACCATGAACTTACCAGCTTTTACGCCAACATACGGCTGACCTGCATAGTTAACTGCCGCTTGCGCGCTGACACTCAATAAAGAGCCAACTGATAGGGCGATCAAAGCTTTTTGTAAAGTATTCATATATCTTCCTGTTAAATAAAACTAAAAATACCATCTGAATGAAAATAACAGAGCATATAAGTTAGCTGAACTATTGTCGAATTCGAGATATTAACAGAACCTTATTTCAAATGCACTCTTTTTTAATGACGCTTACAGTGCTTTTTATCGTACAAAAAAACGCACCTCATAGGGTGCGTTTTTTAGTTATCATACTGCTAATCAAAAACTTAGAATTTTAGCTGAGCACCAACAGTCATAAGATCTGCGTCGCTACCTAACATGTCATATTCAGCTTCAACACTGAAGTTTGGGTTAACCGAATAACCAAGGCCTACACCACCTGCAAGGCTGGTATCATCGTTAGAAATGGTTTTTCTATTAGAGTCTTCAACGATATAGTTACCTTCGATTTCAGTCTTAGCAACACCTAGCTTACCTTTGGCATATAGCGCAGTATTTGGGAACTGATAACGATAAGTACCATACGCGCCATAGCTCTTGGCATCGATATCACCGTTATAATAATCGGCATCGCCTGAACCTACATATTCTGCTTCGATACCAAAGTTAGGATCAAAGTTGTAACCACCATAGACACCATAAGCAGTTGGCTTGTCAGCACCGTTTACATCTAGGTCAAACTGACCGACTTTTACACCAACGTATGGCTGACCAGTGTAACCGTTGCCATAAGATACGGCAGCTTGTGCACCCATGCTTAATAAAGAACCAGCTGCTAATGCAAGTAACGTTTTTTGTAAAGTTTTCATAGTATTCCCCTAGGGTTATATTTTTAATTATTTGTCTGTAAAGTATCTGGATGAGAAAAAATTATTATTGCCATCTTCTCTCACTCATTTAGCTGATAAATCGTTTTGGCTTTAGAACTTCAACTGAGCGCCAACAGTAAGTAGTTTGGCATCGACATCACTGTCCATCATTGAGTATTCAGCTTCGACACCGAAGTTAGGATTGACTGAGTAACCAAGACCTACACCACCAGCAAGACCTGTGTCGCTGCTAGATTTCGAAACTTTAACTGGACCAACGGTGTAATCACCTTCTACTTCAGTTTTAGCAACCCCTAGCTTACCTTTAGCGTATAAGCCAGTATTTGGGAACTGGTAGCGTGCCGTACCATATGCGCCATAAGTTTTGGCATCAAGATCACCATTTTTGTAATCAGCATCATCTGAACCTACATACTCTGCTTCGACACCGAAGTT encodes:
- a CDS encoding porin family protein, translating into MKTLQKTLLALAAGSLLTVGAQAATSYSNGYTGQPYVGVKVGQFDLDIDNADDPTAYGVYGGYNFDQNFGVEAEYVGSDDADYKNGDLDAKTYGAYGTARYQFPNTGLYAKGKLGVAKTEVEGDYTVGPVKVSKSSSDTGLAGGVGLGYSVNPNFGVEAEYSMMDSDVDAKLLTVGAQLKF
- a CDS encoding SPFH domain-containing protein, which gives rise to MESFSIVMVVLVALVVFTVFKGVRIVPQGYKWVVQRLGKYSQTLEPGLNLIIPFVDDVAYKVTTKDIVLDIPSQEVITRDNVVIIANAVAYINIVRPDKAVYGIEDYEYGIRNLVQTSLRSIIGEMDLDSALSSRDEIKMKLKHAISEDIADWGITLKTVEIQDINPSQTMQASMEEQAAAERLRRATVTRADGQKQAAILEADGRLEASRRDAEAQVVLARGSEESIRLITNAMGEEEMPIVYLLGEQYIKAIRELAESDNAKMVVLPADILSTIKGMVGDKLKV
- a CDS encoding porin family protein; protein product: MNTLQKALIALSVGSLLSVSAQAAVNYAGQPYVGVKAGKFMVDADDLDDPTAYGIYAGYNFDPNFGAEVEYVGSSDTDIDTGTRLLKGEYDLKTYGAYGTYRYQFPNTGLYAKGKLGFAKAEIDASLSDVLGNTVSESDSDSGVAGGIGLGYNFNPSMSVEAEYDYVAEDITLLTLGAHIKF
- a CDS encoding porin family protein; translated protein: MKTLQKTLLALAAGSLLSMGAQAAVSYGNGYTGQPYVGVKVGQFDLDVNGADKPTAYGVYGGYNFDPNFGIEAEYVGSGDADYYNGDIDAKSYGAYGTYRYQFPNTALYAKGKLGVAKTEIEGNYIVEDSNRKTISNDDTSLAGGVGLGYSVNPNFSVEAEYDMLGSDADLMTVGAQLKF
- a CDS encoding NfeD family protein is translated as MMEMLWMIEPWHWLVLGFILLIIEMFVPTFASLWFGAAAIIVAALSWLLSISVSVQIIVWLVLSAIFLLAWFKFIKPLSVDRTKAGLGGSVIVGETGMIIVQPQPDRAGTVRFSVPIVGAAEWMCRTTGEPVAVGDRVVVTDIVGNELIVSSMKSQAAINKDMQL